The following are from one region of the Microbispora sp. ZYX-F-249 genome:
- a CDS encoding serine hydrolase domain-containing protein, with product MDSGSIRGIDRRRLVKWGGLAAAGVVAAGGPLATAGPGHAASSPPGSPRRDRIPRDTLPGGAYDRYVARLAAEGKFSGVVLLSHRGRTVLSRSYGMADREKGIPNHEGTAFSLSSAGKPFHAVAILQLAQQGKLQLSDPVGEYLKGFAPEIAERVTIDNLLSGCSGLDSPAEDVRRVFQSRAEVHDYYERRTRLAKLVGVPGVPSTTHQEAEATIPPLIVEAVSGMTYWDYVEKNIFERCGMTGSAFYTRPQWLTGRNIAHPYMTLADGSQVDALRNLDKGSPASYMLDKNPGRAFIDAPGDGGFATAPDLVRFARALGDGTLLDRPWADVLTAAKVPHGPASFGAYGIPIEIVNGQWMYQRAGGNPGVGANWSIYPDTGWVGVILSNSEGVSLQDMIGREMQAVTGASPSGGSGGGSGG from the coding sequence ATGGATTCGGGTTCGATACGGGGCATCGACCGGCGGCGGCTGGTCAAATGGGGCGGGCTGGCGGCCGCCGGCGTGGTGGCGGCCGGCGGGCCGTTGGCGACCGCCGGGCCCGGCCACGCCGCCTCGTCTCCTCCCGGCTCGCCCCGGCGCGACCGGATCCCGCGGGACACCCTGCCCGGCGGGGCCTACGACCGGTACGTGGCGCGGCTGGCCGCCGAGGGGAAGTTCTCCGGGGTGGTGCTGCTGTCGCACCGGGGCCGTACGGTGCTGTCCCGCAGCTACGGCATGGCCGACAGGGAGAAGGGGATCCCCAACCACGAGGGCACGGCGTTCAGCCTCAGCTCGGCCGGCAAACCCTTCCACGCGGTGGCCATTCTGCAGCTGGCGCAGCAGGGCAAGTTGCAGCTGTCCGACCCGGTGGGCGAATACCTGAAGGGCTTCGCGCCGGAGATCGCCGAGCGGGTGACCATCGACAACCTGCTGTCCGGCTGCTCCGGGCTCGACAGCCCGGCCGAGGACGTGCGACGCGTCTTCCAGAGCCGGGCGGAGGTGCACGACTACTACGAGCGGCGGACCCGGCTGGCGAAACTGGTGGGTGTCCCGGGCGTTCCCAGCACCACCCACCAGGAGGCCGAGGCCACCATCCCTCCGCTGATCGTGGAGGCCGTGAGCGGCATGACGTACTGGGACTACGTCGAGAAGAACATCTTCGAGCGCTGCGGCATGACCGGCTCGGCGTTCTACACCAGGCCGCAGTGGCTCACCGGCAGGAACATCGCGCATCCGTACATGACGCTGGCCGACGGCAGCCAGGTGGACGCCCTCCGCAACCTCGACAAGGGCAGCCCCGCCTCGTACATGCTGGACAAGAACCCGGGCCGCGCCTTCATCGACGCCCCCGGGGACGGCGGCTTCGCCACCGCTCCGGATCTGGTCCGGTTCGCCCGGGCGCTGGGCGACGGCACGCTGCTGGACCGGCCCTGGGCCGACGTGCTCACCGCGGCCAAGGTCCCGCACGGCCCGGCGTCGTTCGGGGCGTACGGGATCCCGATCGAGATCGTCAATGGTCAGTGGATGTACCAGCGTGCCGGTGGCAACCCCGGTGTCGGCGCCAACTGGAGCATCTACCCGGACACCGGCTGGGTCGGGGTCATTCTCAGCAACAGCGAGGGCGTGTCGCTGCAGGACATGATCGGGCGGGAGATGCAGGCCGTCACCGGCGCTTCGCCCAGTGGAGGATCGGGCGGGGGATCGGGCGGCTGA
- a CDS encoding LysE family translocator codes for MDLYGALASFAVIVAFLTLTPGLDTALILRTSLLAGRRPAWAVVLGIQAGTLLWGLLTAAGLSALLTASQVAYEVLRWAGVAYLIWMGGRMLWHSRGGRADDAAQPGPADAGWGQAFRRGLLTNLLNPKVGAFYVAVLPQFMPEGVPHAVMGVLLASVHVCEALVWSVVLIGFTGMMRGWLRRPAVKRALDRLTGLIVIAFGLRLAVQQS; via the coding sequence GTGGACCTTTATGGCGCACTCGCCTCGTTCGCGGTCATCGTGGCATTCCTCACGCTCACGCCCGGCCTGGACACCGCCCTGATCCTGCGTACGTCGCTGCTCGCCGGCCGGAGACCGGCCTGGGCCGTGGTGCTCGGCATCCAGGCCGGCACCCTGCTGTGGGGCCTGCTCACGGCCGCCGGCCTGTCCGCGCTCCTCACCGCCTCCCAGGTGGCGTACGAGGTGCTGCGGTGGGCGGGTGTCGCGTACCTGATCTGGATGGGCGGCCGGATGCTCTGGCACAGCCGCGGCGGCCGGGCCGACGACGCGGCGCAGCCCGGCCCGGCGGACGCCGGGTGGGGACAGGCGTTCCGGCGGGGCCTGCTGACCAACCTGCTCAACCCGAAGGTGGGCGCCTTCTATGTCGCGGTGCTGCCCCAGTTCATGCCCGAGGGCGTGCCGCACGCGGTGATGGGCGTGCTCCTGGCGAGCGTCCACGTGTGCGAGGCGCTCGTGTGGAGCGTCGTGCTCATCGGGTTCACCGGCATGATGCGGGGCTGGCTGCGCAGGCCCGCGGTCAAGCGCGCCCTGGACCGGCTCACCGGCCTCATCGTCATCGCCTTCGGCCTGCGCCTGGCGGTCCAGCAGTCCTGA
- a CDS encoding IclR family transcriptional regulator, which translates to MFVASDRARRAEAASALGSLERGIEVLLCLAAGMRPMNLTQVHRSTGFSKTTTHRLLGTLQRRGLVTRTGGDYTVGGRVADLVAPRGWAIQGRRLPGSRRAVLPHLLQLYEATRQTVNLAVPDGFELAYVERLYGHNRVKSPSDGLDRAPLYCTAAGKVLLAHDAGLRTAFLSAPALRRVTGRTATGRTVTGPAALERELAAVRGEGVGYAREEFAEGVCCAAAPVFGPDGGVCMAVAVAAPAGAMGTAALPRLGAAVRRTARQITGALSL; encoded by the coding sequence TTGTTCGTAGCGTCGGATCGCGCCCGCCGGGCGGAGGCGGCCTCCGCCCTGGGCAGCCTGGAACGCGGGATCGAGGTTCTCCTGTGCCTGGCCGCCGGCATGCGGCCGATGAACCTCACCCAGGTGCACCGGTCGACCGGGTTCTCCAAGACCACCACCCACCGCCTGCTCGGGACCCTGCAGCGGCGCGGCCTGGTCACGCGCACGGGCGGCGACTACACGGTCGGCGGCCGCGTCGCGGACCTCGTGGCACCGCGCGGCTGGGCGATCCAGGGGCGTCGCCTGCCCGGCTCCCGCAGGGCGGTCCTGCCGCACCTGCTCCAGCTGTACGAGGCGACCCGGCAGACCGTCAACCTGGCCGTGCCGGACGGATTCGAGCTCGCGTACGTCGAGCGGTTGTACGGGCACAACCGGGTGAAATCGCCATCCGACGGCCTGGACCGGGCGCCGCTGTACTGCACGGCCGCGGGCAAGGTGCTCCTCGCCCACGACGCGGGCCTGCGTACGGCGTTCCTGTCCGCCCCGGCCCTGCGGCGGGTGACCGGCCGCACGGCGACGGGTCGCACGGTGACCGGCCCGGCCGCGCTGGAACGCGAACTCGCCGCCGTCCGCGGGGAGGGCGTGGGGTACGCGCGGGAGGAGTTCGCCGAGGGCGTGTGCTGCGCCGCCGCGCCCGTCTTCGGCCCGGACGGCGGGGTGTGCATGGCCGTCGCGGTCGCGGCCCCGGCGGGAGCGATGGGGACGGCGGCGCTGCCGCGTCTGGGTGCGGCGGTGCGCAGGACCGCCCGCCAGATCACCGGCGCGCTCAGCCTGTGA
- a CDS encoding RDD family protein, with the protein MTTAPQTATWTTAARRHRFAAFLVDNLILLAANTLIGLVPGITSQPEADEADYLTTLLNPYAEAGRPLQIAIIAVDAAYFWVQHALWGQTLGKRLYRLKVVAATTGATPANRQVGIRTLVHPLLSSAAPYLGPVLYLVDALWIFGDPGRRCLHDVIAGTVVVDVPAPGAKASRRSGFLIGLVVLVSVFAAFVLVTTLLAA; encoded by the coding sequence ATGACAACCGCCCCCCAGACGGCGACGTGGACTACCGCCGCACGGCGTCACCGTTTCGCCGCCTTCCTTGTCGACAACTTGATCCTTCTCGCGGCCAACACTCTGATCGGGCTGGTGCCGGGGATCACCTCCCAGCCCGAGGCCGACGAGGCCGACTACCTCACCACGCTGCTCAACCCCTACGCGGAGGCCGGCCGGCCCCTGCAGATCGCGATCATCGCTGTGGACGCCGCCTACTTCTGGGTGCAGCACGCCCTGTGGGGCCAGACGCTCGGCAAGCGCCTGTACCGCCTGAAAGTGGTGGCCGCGACGACCGGAGCGACGCCGGCGAATCGCCAGGTGGGGATCCGGACGCTCGTCCATCCTCTCCTGAGCTCGGCGGCCCCGTATCTCGGGCCGGTTCTCTATCTCGTCGACGCCCTGTGGATCTTCGGCGATCCGGGCCGGCGGTGCCTGCACGACGTCATCGCCGGGACCGTCGTGGTGGACGTGCCCGCCCCCGGCGCGAAGGCGTCGAGGAGGTCCGGATTCCTGATCGGGCTCGTCGTCCTCGTTTCCGTCTTCGCCGCCTTCGTTCTGGTCACCACGCTGCTGGCGGCGTAG
- a CDS encoding VanZ family protein: protein MNRSASLSAPPRRTRGTVLAGLAILGLAGVLFVVRGPLLMSAPRCFAGRWHGCYDTENGVLLMTLVALPLAALVALALARVRRAAGGRSAWRTSLAEVGMVYGTVPFVWITMMPGPGAGVVSGRVSLIPFRDLLTMGPLGIGGNLLVFAALGFFAPMRFAALASVPRILALGAGCSAVIEIAQYVLRLDRVSSVDDVLVNAAGAVLAALASRRWWRTTAAEAPSDRPRPAPASAG, encoded by the coding sequence ATGAACCGGAGCGCATCCCTGTCCGCACCGCCCCGCCGCACGCGCGGGACGGTGCTCGCCGGCCTGGCGATCCTCGGCCTGGCAGGTGTGTTGTTCGTCGTGCGGGGGCCGCTCCTGATGTCCGCTCCCAGGTGCTTCGCCGGGCGGTGGCACGGCTGCTACGACACGGAGAACGGCGTGCTGCTCATGACGCTGGTCGCGCTGCCGTTGGCCGCCCTGGTGGCGTTGGCCCTGGCGCGCGTCCGGCGAGCCGCCGGCGGCCGGTCGGCGTGGCGGACGTCGCTGGCCGAGGTGGGCATGGTCTACGGGACGGTGCCGTTCGTCTGGATCACCATGATGCCGGGCCCGGGGGCCGGCGTCGTCTCCGGCCGGGTGAGTCTGATCCCGTTCCGGGACCTGCTCACGATGGGGCCGCTCGGCATCGGCGGCAACCTGCTGGTCTTCGCGGCGCTGGGGTTCTTCGCCCCGATGCGGTTCGCGGCGCTGGCGTCCGTGCCGCGGATCCTGGCGCTCGGGGCGGGCTGCTCGGCCGTGATCGAAATCGCCCAGTACGTCCTGCGGCTTGACCGGGTGTCCTCAGTGGACGACGTGCTCGTCAACGCCGCCGGTGCCGTGCTGGCCGCACTGGCGTCGCGCCGCTGGTGGCGCACCACGGCGGCGGAAGCGCCGTCGGACCGGCCTCGCCCCGCGCCGGCGTCGGCAGGTTGA
- a CDS encoding acyl carrier protein yields the protein MTAEEYTRRLAQLISEVSDGEITVQEVLAAGHSLSALGLTSLGRIRLIDAVEHAFGVEMDLCDELAAVEDVGTLSALVARATPVAGTARAW from the coding sequence GTGACGGCGGAGGAGTACACGCGCCGGCTGGCGCAGTTGATCTCAGAGGTGTCGGACGGCGAGATCACCGTCCAGGAGGTGCTCGCCGCCGGTCACTCGCTGTCGGCGCTCGGTCTCACCTCGCTCGGGCGGATCCGGCTCATCGACGCGGTCGAGCACGCGTTCGGCGTCGAGATGGACCTGTGCGACGAGCTCGCCGCGGTCGAGGACGTCGGCACCCTGTCCGCCCTGGTGGCCCGGGCCACGCCCGTCGCAGGGACGGCACGCGCATGGTGA
- a CDS encoding sensor histidine kinase codes for MNRRPGLSARLKLTISYAAFLMLAGALLLAVVWVFLLRYVPDGVWITGLRGGGPWAPAPPFVPNRTDLQRAFVPRAAQALAILLAFGLTGGWILAGRMLAPLTQITDATRKTANGLLSHRIRMKGRQDEFRELADAFDTMLEQIESHVAEQRRFAANASHELRTPLAISRTLLDVARKDPTRDRDELIERLHTVNQRAIELTEALLLLSRGDRGNFTRETVDLSLVAEEATETLLPLAEQRRITLDVTGGAARTSGSAELLLRIVTNLVQNAIVHNLPTGGTVTVHTGAYGGASVLRVENTGPRLPPELVPTLTEPFRRGTERVRTGEHAGVGLGLAIVHSIVRAHDGTLDLVPRPDGGLLVMVRLPRTP; via the coding sequence ATGAACAGGCGCCCGGGGCTCAGCGCCCGGTTGAAACTCACCATCAGCTACGCCGCATTCCTCATGCTCGCCGGCGCTCTCCTGCTGGCCGTGGTCTGGGTGTTCCTGCTGCGCTACGTACCCGACGGTGTGTGGATCACCGGGCTGAGGGGCGGCGGGCCCTGGGCGCCGGCCCCGCCGTTCGTCCCCAACCGCACCGACCTCCAGCGCGCCTTCGTCCCCCGCGCGGCCCAAGCACTGGCCATTCTGCTGGCGTTCGGCCTGACAGGCGGATGGATCCTCGCCGGCCGGATGCTCGCACCGCTCACACAGATCACCGACGCCACCCGGAAAACCGCGAACGGACTCCTGTCCCATCGGATCCGCATGAAGGGCCGCCAGGACGAGTTCCGTGAGCTCGCCGACGCCTTCGACACCATGCTCGAACAAATCGAATCCCACGTCGCCGAGCAGCGCAGGTTCGCCGCGAACGCCTCCCACGAACTGCGCACCCCGCTGGCGATCTCACGGACGCTCCTCGACGTCGCCCGCAAGGACCCCACACGGGACCGGGACGAGCTCATCGAACGCCTGCACACCGTCAACCAGCGGGCGATCGAGCTCACCGAGGCCCTTCTGCTGCTCAGTCGCGGCGACCGCGGGAACTTCACCCGCGAGACCGTCGACCTCTCCCTCGTCGCCGAAGAGGCCACCGAGACACTGCTGCCCCTCGCCGAACAGCGCCGGATCACACTGGACGTCACCGGCGGGGCGGCCCGGACCAGCGGCTCCGCCGAGCTCCTGCTGCGGATCGTGACGAACCTCGTCCAGAACGCCATCGTCCACAACCTCCCCACCGGCGGCACCGTGACGGTCCACACCGGGGCGTACGGCGGCGCGAGCGTGCTGCGGGTCGAGAACACGGGCCCTCGGCTCCCACCGGAACTGGTGCCGACCCTCACCGAACCCTTCCGGCGCGGAACAGAGCGCGTACGCACCGGCGAACACGCGGGCGTCGGCCTCGGCCTGGCCATCGTGCACAGCATCGTCCGCGCCCACGACGGGACACTCGACCTCGTTCCCCGGCCCGACGGCGGTCTCCTCGTCATGGTCCGGCTTCCCCGCACGCCGTAG
- a CDS encoding LLM class flavin-dependent oxidoreductase, with amino-acid sequence MTETDLLPPLPERRLEILWYLIANDGRYPWDPKWKRPVDFEYVQAWAKSIDVNGFYGALLATQPTGGMDPWITAASLVPTTRRMKFVIAVHPSVYTPTSLVKLATTLDQNSGGRVILNIVSGHIGLEAAGVHLKHEERYEHTDEFLTVYRALMRGERVDFDGKHLKIQGAEAAFLSLQDPYPPLWFGGASPIARDVAAKHIDNYLTWGEPPAETAELIADVRARAARHGRSIRFGIRLNLIVRDTDEQAWAAAQDMLDHVDDGVVARVQAEAVKQESVGQARQLAFHKGVKPRFAQELEVYPNVWSGFGLIRGGPGIALVGSPESVAARIREYHALGIDSFIVSGNPLLEETYRFGEQVMPLLPVTHDDPGPLRPAGYTRPRTATPSPAGASSLVAAG; translated from the coding sequence ATGACCGAGACCGACCTTCTCCCGCCGCTCCCCGAGCGCCGGCTGGAAATCCTCTGGTACCTGATCGCCAACGACGGCAGATATCCGTGGGACCCGAAATGGAAGCGGCCGGTCGACTTCGAGTACGTCCAGGCGTGGGCGAAGTCGATCGACGTCAACGGCTTCTACGGCGCGTTGCTGGCCACCCAGCCGACCGGCGGCATGGACCCCTGGATCACGGCGGCCTCGCTGGTGCCCACGACCCGGCGGATGAAGTTCGTGATCGCGGTGCACCCCTCGGTGTACACGCCGACGTCGCTGGTGAAACTCGCGACGACGCTCGACCAGAACTCCGGCGGCCGGGTCATCCTGAACATCGTGAGCGGGCACATCGGGCTCGAGGCCGCCGGGGTGCACCTCAAGCACGAGGAGCGGTACGAGCACACCGACGAGTTCCTCACCGTCTACCGGGCGCTCATGCGCGGGGAACGCGTCGACTTCGACGGCAAGCACCTCAAGATCCAGGGGGCCGAGGCCGCGTTCCTGTCTCTGCAGGATCCGTACCCGCCGCTGTGGTTCGGCGGCGCCTCGCCGATCGCCCGCGACGTGGCGGCCAAGCACATCGACAACTACCTCACGTGGGGCGAGCCGCCCGCCGAGACCGCGGAGCTGATCGCGGACGTACGCGCCCGGGCCGCCCGGCACGGCCGCTCGATCCGTTTCGGAATCCGGCTGAACCTGATCGTCCGCGACACCGACGAGCAGGCCTGGGCGGCGGCGCAGGACATGCTCGACCATGTGGACGACGGCGTCGTCGCACGGGTGCAGGCCGAGGCGGTGAAGCAGGAGTCCGTGGGGCAGGCGCGGCAGCTCGCCTTCCACAAGGGCGTCAAGCCGCGCTTCGCCCAGGAGCTCGAGGTGTATCCCAACGTGTGGTCGGGCTTCGGCCTGATCCGCGGAGGCCCCGGCATCGCACTGGTCGGCAGCCCCGAATCGGTCGCCGCGCGCATCCGCGAGTACCACGCCCTGGGGATCGACTCGTTCATCGTCTCGGGCAATCCGCTGCTGGAGGAGACGTACCGGTTCGGCGAGCAGGTGATGCCGCTGCTGCCGGTGACGCACGACGACCCCGGCCCGCTGCGGCCCGCCGGCTACACCCGGCCGCGGACCGCCACGCCGTCACCGGCCGGCGCCTCCTCGCTCGTCGCCGCCGGCTGA
- a CDS encoding DNA-3-methyladenine glycosylase family protein: protein MTRHGFTLTAQGPFDFGATLRFVEDWPATGGLPSDGRALRFAYCAESDWLPIGVTVTAAPGGVAVATTRAAGPGIRGEVARILSLDVDGSGFAEAGETDPVLGDLQRKSPGLRPLCFWSPWEAACWAVIVQRSSMLIAARIKQRIAERYGARVTVDGEPYAAFPPPMTLLEAGGLGLPAQKEEWLRGLARAALDGVLTAEHLRALDPPEALAELRALPGVGPFSAGLILIRGAGAPDAFPGDEPRLFAILREAYGLPEDAPPAAYRKVAEAWRPYRSWASFLFRASGYGVPADER from the coding sequence ATGACCAGGCACGGTTTCACGCTCACGGCACAGGGTCCGTTCGACTTCGGCGCCACGTTGCGCTTCGTCGAGGACTGGCCGGCCACCGGCGGGCTCCCCTCCGACGGGCGGGCGCTGCGCTTCGCCTACTGCGCCGAGTCCGACTGGCTGCCGATCGGCGTGACCGTGACCGCCGCGCCCGGTGGGGTCGCCGTGGCCACGACGCGGGCCGCGGGGCCGGGGATCCGGGGCGAGGTGGCGCGCATCCTGTCCCTCGACGTGGACGGTTCCGGCTTCGCCGAGGCGGGTGAGACCGACCCGGTACTCGGCGACCTGCAGCGCAAGAGCCCGGGACTGCGGCCGTTGTGCTTCTGGAGTCCCTGGGAGGCGGCCTGCTGGGCGGTCATCGTGCAGCGCTCGTCGATGCTCATCGCCGCCCGGATCAAACAGCGCATCGCGGAGCGGTATGGCGCGCGGGTGACCGTGGACGGGGAGCCGTACGCCGCCTTTCCCCCGCCCATGACGTTGCTGGAGGCGGGCGGCCTCGGCCTGCCCGCGCAGAAGGAGGAGTGGCTGCGCGGCCTGGCGCGCGCGGCGCTCGACGGCGTGCTCACCGCCGAGCACCTGCGCGCGCTCGACCCCCCGGAGGCGCTGGCCGAGCTTCGCGCCCTGCCCGGCGTGGGGCCGTTCTCGGCCGGCCTGATCCTGATCCGCGGCGCGGGCGCGCCGGACGCGTTCCCGGGCGACGAACCCCGCCTGTTCGCGATCCTGCGCGAGGCGTACGGCCTGCCGGAGGACGCTCCGCCCGCCGCCTACCGGAAGGTGGCCGAGGCGTGGCGGCCCTACCGCTCCTGGGCCTCCTTCCTGTTCCGGGCGTCCGGGTACGGCGTCCCGGCCGACGAGAGGTGA
- a CDS encoding class II aldolase/adducin family protein gives MTPTLTSPVREGEWLKAGELVLTPADAAVRAELVRAVRLLHQLGALQNPYSANASVRLPDSPGHLLINAKGLPADIGEEDFGVITLDGDLVAGKLGPGVRQVLQMHTLAYTRPEVNAVIHTHSTHATAFALAHRPIPPNYEPLVNRGQTRDIPCAPYRTRNNGDLGASIAGLLAEHPGTRAVLLANHGLLAFDDSPLSTARLVATIEEAATLEIHAAALGGSKPIVP, from the coding sequence ATGACCCCGACCCTGACCAGCCCCGTCCGCGAGGGCGAGTGGCTGAAGGCCGGTGAGCTGGTGCTGACCCCGGCCGACGCGGCCGTACGCGCCGAACTCGTCCGGGCGGTGCGCCTGCTGCACCAACTGGGCGCGCTGCAGAATCCGTACTCGGCGAACGCGAGCGTCCGCCTGCCGGACTCCCCCGGCCACCTGCTGATCAACGCGAAGGGACTGCCCGCCGACATCGGCGAGGAGGACTTCGGCGTGATCACTTTGGACGGCGACCTGGTCGCGGGCAAGCTCGGCCCCGGGGTGCGGCAGGTGCTCCAGATGCACACCCTTGCCTACACCCGTCCGGAGGTGAACGCCGTCATCCACACACACTCGACGCACGCGACCGCGTTCGCCCTGGCCCACCGGCCGATCCCGCCGAACTACGAGCCGCTCGTCAACCGCGGGCAGACCCGCGACATCCCCTGCGCGCCGTACCGCACGCGCAACAACGGCGACCTCGGCGCGTCCATCGCCGGCCTGCTCGCCGAGCATCCCGGCACCAGGGCCGTCCTGCTGGCCAACCACGGGCTGCTCGCCTTCGACGACAGCCCGCTGAGCACCGCCCGCCTCGTCGCCACGATCGAGGAGGCGGCCACGTTGGAGATCCACGCCGCCGCCCTGGGCGGATCGAAGCCGATCGTCCCTTGA
- a CDS encoding response regulator transcription factor encodes MRVLIVEDEPYLAEAVRDGLRLEAIAADIAGDGDTALELLSVNSYDLAVLDRDIPGPSGDEVARHIVASGSGIPILMLTAADRIDDKASGFELGADDYLTKPFDLRELVLRLRALDRRRAHARPPVVEIAGLRLDPFRREVFRDGRYVALTRKQFAVLEVLVAAGGGVVSAEELLERAWDQNADPFTNAVRITVSALRKRLGEPWLIATVPGVGYRIDAGTDTRHP; translated from the coding sequence ATGCGCGTGCTGATCGTGGAAGATGAGCCCTACCTGGCCGAAGCCGTCCGTGACGGTCTGCGGCTGGAGGCGATCGCCGCCGACATCGCCGGCGACGGCGACACCGCCCTGGAACTGCTCAGCGTCAACTCCTACGACCTCGCGGTCCTCGACCGCGACATCCCCGGCCCTTCCGGCGACGAGGTCGCCCGGCACATCGTCGCCTCCGGCAGCGGCATCCCGATCCTCATGCTCACCGCCGCCGACCGGATCGACGACAAGGCTTCGGGGTTCGAGCTCGGCGCCGACGACTACCTCACCAAACCGTTCGACCTGCGAGAGCTCGTGCTGCGGTTGCGGGCGCTCGACCGCAGACGCGCGCACGCCCGGCCCCCGGTCGTCGAGATCGCGGGTCTCCGGCTGGACCCGTTCCGCCGGGAGGTCTTCCGCGACGGACGCTACGTCGCGCTCACCCGCAAGCAGTTCGCCGTGCTCGAAGTCCTCGTCGCCGCCGGAGGCGGTGTCGTCAGCGCCGAGGAGCTCCTGGAGCGGGCCTGGGACCAGAACGCCGACCCTTTCACCAACGCCGTCCGCATCACCGTCTCCGCCCTTCGCAAACGACTCGGCGAACCATGGCTCATCGCCACGGTGCCCGGGGTCGGCTACCGGATCGACGCCGGCACGGACACCAGGCACCCATGA
- a CDS encoding condensation domain-containing protein, with product MVTVAFSGARDGEAPLTWGQRLIWRAVHLMGDSQTFLSCPWVLPVYGRRDPGSVLDALRVLLERHESLRTTFALTPEGPVQRVARDGELTVDVVEAGQDRALRVAERVAGELGRTAFVHDRDLPLRCALVVKGGRPMALAIAFSHLAVDFQALNTLSEEWKVLLRGEKPPPAEWQPMDQAAAELEEPYPARSAKSIRYWHSVLADGPLDVFDHPPREADDPRFIEVGMESAALAVAAQRLAERWTISTTSVLLAACATVLATVSGRPRAVMQLVHSNRRDARTHAMVGTVEQDGLFVLDLPATDFAAACRAAQRGALRAYRNALYDPFAMQAMREEIGRRRGREPDLDAFFNDRRTVGTWPGLPPVGPDEDVARLTGQTRTYVTNAWPGVRFKAFFTVVSAPDTGKLSLIVDTAYLPREVAEGMLRGVEALLVRALTEDVPITAVPRICGIGPYAGSPT from the coding sequence ATGGTGACGGTGGCGTTCAGCGGCGCGCGGGACGGCGAGGCGCCGCTGACCTGGGGACAGCGACTGATATGGCGGGCGGTCCATCTGATGGGCGACAGCCAGACGTTCCTGAGCTGCCCGTGGGTGCTCCCGGTGTACGGCAGGCGTGACCCCGGCAGCGTCCTGGACGCGCTGCGCGTGCTGCTCGAACGCCACGAGAGCCTGCGTACGACCTTCGCCCTCACTCCGGAAGGGCCGGTGCAGCGGGTCGCACGCGACGGCGAGCTGACCGTGGACGTCGTGGAGGCGGGCCAGGACCGGGCGCTGCGGGTCGCCGAGCGGGTCGCGGGCGAGCTGGGCCGGACGGCCTTCGTCCACGACCGGGACCTGCCGCTGCGCTGCGCCCTCGTCGTCAAGGGTGGCCGCCCGATGGCGCTGGCGATCGCCTTCTCCCATCTGGCGGTGGACTTCCAGGCGTTGAACACGCTCTCGGAGGAGTGGAAGGTCCTGCTGCGCGGCGAGAAACCGCCGCCCGCCGAGTGGCAGCCGATGGACCAGGCGGCCGCGGAGCTGGAGGAGCCCTACCCCGCGCGCTCGGCCAAGTCCATCCGATACTGGCACTCGGTGCTGGCGGACGGGCCGCTCGACGTGTTCGACCATCCGCCGCGCGAGGCGGACGACCCGCGGTTCATCGAGGTCGGCATGGAGTCGGCGGCGCTCGCCGTCGCGGCGCAACGGCTGGCGGAGCGCTGGACGATCAGCACGACCAGCGTGCTGCTCGCCGCCTGCGCCACCGTGCTGGCCACGGTGAGCGGCCGGCCGCGTGCGGTCATGCAGCTCGTGCACAGCAACCGCCGCGACGCGCGCACCCACGCGATGGTCGGCACCGTGGAACAGGACGGCCTGTTCGTGCTCGACCTGCCCGCCACGGACTTCGCCGCCGCCTGCCGGGCAGCGCAACGGGGGGCGCTCAGGGCGTACCGCAACGCGCTTTACGACCCGTTCGCGATGCAGGCCATGCGGGAGGAGATCGGCCGCCGCCGCGGCAGGGAGCCGGACCTCGACGCGTTCTTCAACGACAGGCGGACCGTCGGCACCTGGCCGGGCCTGCCTCCCGTCGGCCCCGACGAGGACGTGGCCCGCCTCACCGGGCAGACCCGGACGTACGTCACGAACGCCTGGCCCGGCGTCCGGTTCAAGGCGTTCTTCACGGTCGTCTCGGCCCCCGACACCGGGAAGCTCAGCCTCATCGTGGACACCGCCTACCTGCCCCGGGAGGTCGCCGAGGGCATGCTGCGCGGGGTCGAGGCCCTGCTGGTCCGCGCCCTCACCGAGGACGTCCCGATCACCGCGGTCCCCCGGATCTGCGGCATCGGCCCGTACGCCGGGAGCCCGACCTGA